A DNA window from Brassica napus cultivar Da-Ae chromosome C1, Da-Ae, whole genome shotgun sequence contains the following coding sequences:
- the LOC125580352 gene encoding cytosolic endo-beta-N-acetylglucosaminidase 2-like isoform X2, with translation MPKPNDAEAVPLLDLSKPSTPISFPIKSLQDLESRSYFDSFHFQFNRSTVPLRGDLPNNRPRVLVCHDMKGGYVDDKWVQGCENDAGYAIWHWYLMDVFVYFSHSLVTIPPPCWTNTAHRHGVKVLGTFITEWDEGKTTCNEMLATKESAQMYAERLAELATSLGFDGWLINIENEIDKEQVPNLMEFVSHLTKVLHLSTPGSLVIWYDSVTVHDHLKWQDHLNEKNKRFFDLCDGIFMNYTWKESYPKLSAEVAGDRKYDVYMGIDVFGRGSFGGGQWTVDTALDLLKRNNVSAAIFAPGWVYETAQPPNFHTAQNKECEVNWCTKIEEGFGETKKRESVPRNLSRTGLLRIGTGGRFGRERGQLRGATVW, from the exons ATGCCCAAACCAAACGATGCGGAGGCCGTCCCGCTGCTGGATCTATCAAAACCGTCGACACCGATCTCCTTCCCGATCAAATCACTCCAAGACCTGGAATCTCGATCTTACTTCGACTCTTTCCACTTTCAGTTCAACCGCTCCACAGTCCCTCTCCGGGGAGACTTACCTAATAATCGCCCGAGGGTTTTAGTGTGCCACGATATGAAAGGAGGTTACGTAGACGACAAGTGGGTCCAAGGGTGTGAAAACGACGCCGGATACGCGATTTGGCATTGGTATTTGATGGATGTGTTTGTTTACTTCTCTCATTCGCTGGTGACGATTCCTCCTCCTTGCTGGACCAATACAGCTCATAGGCATGGCGTTAAG GTGTTGGGGACTTTCATCACGGAATGGGATGAAGGAAAAACTACCTGCAATGAGATGCTTGCCACTAAGGAGTCTGCTCAGATGTATGCTGAGCGTTTGGCTGAGCTTGCTACTTCTCTAGGTTTCGATGGATGGCTG ATAAATATAGAGAACGAAATAGATAAAGAACAGGTTCCCAATTTGATGGAGTTCGTAAGCCATCTAACAAAAGTCCTGCATTTATCCACTCCTGGGTCTTTGGTTATATG GTATGATAGTGTCACTGTTCATGACCATCTTAAATGGCAAGATCATTTGAATGAAAAGAACAAACGTTTCTTTGACTTGTGTGATGGTATCTTCATGAACTATACATGGAAG GAGAGCTACCCAAAATTATCAGCTGAAGTTGCCGGGGACAGAAAATATGATGTTTACATGGGAATTGATGTCTTTGGTCGCGGCTCCTTTGGTGGTGGGCAATGGACT gTTGATACTGCTCTTGATTTGCTGAAGAGAAACAATGTATCAGCTGCCATTTTCGCTCCTGGATGGGTATATGAGACTGCACAACCACCTAATTTTCATACAGCTCAGAATAA AGAATGTGAAGTCAACTGGTGCACTAAGATCGAGGAAGGTTTTGGAGAAACCAAGAAGCGAGAGagtgttcctcggaatctcTCACGTACCGGCTTATTACGTATCGGAACTGGTGGTAGATTCGGACGTGAAAGGGGTCAGCTTCGTGGTGCAACCGTGTGGTGA
- the LOC125580352 gene encoding cytosolic endo-beta-N-acetylglucosaminidase 2-like isoform X1, which produces MPKPNDAEAVPLLDLSKPSTPISFPIKSLQDLESRSYFDSFHFQFNRSTVPLRGDLPNNRPRVLVCHDMKGGYVDDKWVQGCENDAGYAIWHWYLMDVFVYFSHSLVTIPPPCWTNTAHRHGVKVLGTFITEWDEGKTTCNEMLATKESAQMYAERLAELATSLGFDGWLINIENEIDKEQVPNLMEFVSHLTKVLHLSTPGSLVIWYDSVTVHDHLKWQDHLNEKNKRFFDLCDGIFMNYTWKESYPKLSAEVAGDRKYDVYMGIDVFGRGSFGGGQWTVDTALDLLKRNNVSAAIFAPGWVYETAQPPNFHTAQNNVQCVCRECEVNWCTKIEEGFGETKKRESVPRNLSRTGLLRIGTGGRFGRERGQLRGATVW; this is translated from the exons ATGCCCAAACCAAACGATGCGGAGGCCGTCCCGCTGCTGGATCTATCAAAACCGTCGACACCGATCTCCTTCCCGATCAAATCACTCCAAGACCTGGAATCTCGATCTTACTTCGACTCTTTCCACTTTCAGTTCAACCGCTCCACAGTCCCTCTCCGGGGAGACTTACCTAATAATCGCCCGAGGGTTTTAGTGTGCCACGATATGAAAGGAGGTTACGTAGACGACAAGTGGGTCCAAGGGTGTGAAAACGACGCCGGATACGCGATTTGGCATTGGTATTTGATGGATGTGTTTGTTTACTTCTCTCATTCGCTGGTGACGATTCCTCCTCCTTGCTGGACCAATACAGCTCATAGGCATGGCGTTAAG GTGTTGGGGACTTTCATCACGGAATGGGATGAAGGAAAAACTACCTGCAATGAGATGCTTGCCACTAAGGAGTCTGCTCAGATGTATGCTGAGCGTTTGGCTGAGCTTGCTACTTCTCTAGGTTTCGATGGATGGCTG ATAAATATAGAGAACGAAATAGATAAAGAACAGGTTCCCAATTTGATGGAGTTCGTAAGCCATCTAACAAAAGTCCTGCATTTATCCACTCCTGGGTCTTTGGTTATATG GTATGATAGTGTCACTGTTCATGACCATCTTAAATGGCAAGATCATTTGAATGAAAAGAACAAACGTTTCTTTGACTTGTGTGATGGTATCTTCATGAACTATACATGGAAG GAGAGCTACCCAAAATTATCAGCTGAAGTTGCCGGGGACAGAAAATATGATGTTTACATGGGAATTGATGTCTTTGGTCGCGGCTCCTTTGGTGGTGGGCAATGGACT gTTGATACTGCTCTTGATTTGCTGAAGAGAAACAATGTATCAGCTGCCATTTTCGCTCCTGGATGGGTATATGAGACTGCACAACCACCTAATTTTCATACAGCTCAGAATAA TGTACAATGTGTATGCAGAGAATGTGAAGTCAACTGGTGCACTAAGATCGAGGAAGGTTTTGGAGAAACCAAGAAGCGAGAGagtgttcctcggaatctcTCACGTACCGGCTTATTACGTATCGGAACTGGTGGTAGATTCGGACGTGAAAGGGGTCAGCTTCGTGGTGCAACCGTGTGGTGA